In a single window of the Bacillus mycoides genome:
- a CDS encoding serine hydrolase domain-containing protein, with the protein MKTRSQITFASLALLIAGSSLLYTTPTSIVKAEPTQNVSSSLQTNTQRDRNSVKQAMRDTLQLGYPGILAKTSEGGKTWGYAAGVADLSSKQPMKTDFRFRLGSVTKTFIATVLLQLAGENRLNLDDSIEKWLPGVIQGNGYDAKQITIRQMLNHTSGIAEYSRSKEADFTHTKRLYTAEELVKIGLSMPPDFAPGKGWSYSNTGYVLLGILIEKVTGNSYAEEIENRIIEPLELSNTFLPGNSSVIPGTKHARGYVQPDGASELKDVTYFNPSIGSSAGDMISTADDLNKFFSYLLGGKLMKEQQLKQMLTTVPTGRAEIGRYGLGIYETKLPNGVPIWGHTGGIPGFSTFAGGILGGKHTLAVSLNSMGRANSPDPFKNILLAEFGK; encoded by the coding sequence ATGAAAACACGTAGTCAAATTACATTTGCAAGTCTGGCTCTTTTAATAGCTGGAAGTTCCCTGTTATACACAACGCCAACCTCAATTGTAAAAGCAGAGCCCACTCAAAATGTATCTAGTTCGTTACAAACAAATACTCAACGAGATCGTAATTCCGTCAAGCAAGCAATGCGGGATACATTGCAACTTGGATACCCGGGGATACTTGCTAAAACTTCTGAGGGTGGAAAAACTTGGGGTTATGCCGCTGGGGTAGCGGATCTGAGCAGCAAGCAACCAATGAAAACAGATTTTCGCTTTCGCCTTGGCAGTGTGACGAAGACGTTCATCGCAACGGTTTTACTTCAATTAGCTGGAGAGAACCGCCTGAATCTAGACGACTCCATCGAAAAATGGTTGCCTGGTGTCATTCAAGGAAATGGATATGATGCTAAACAGATTACTATCCGTCAGATGTTGAATCATACAAGTGGTATCGCTGAATACTCAAGGTCAAAAGAAGCTGATTTTACGCATACAAAAAGATTGTATACCGCTGAAGAGCTAGTGAAGATTGGACTTTCGATGCCCCCAGACTTTGCCCCAGGAAAGGGCTGGTCTTATTCAAACACAGGATACGTATTACTGGGTATCCTTATTGAAAAAGTAACCGGAAACAGTTATGCGGAAGAGATTGAAAATCGGATTATTGAACCGCTTGAATTGTCGAATACATTTCTACCTGGCAATTCAAGCGTTATTCCAGGCACTAAGCATGCCCGTGGATATGTCCAACCAGACGGAGCAAGTGAGCTAAAAGACGTTACTTATTTTAATCCAAGTATAGGTAGCTCGGCTGGAGATATGATTTCTACTGCTGACGACTTAAACAAATTCTTTTCTTACTTGCTCGGTGGAAAATTAATGAAAGAACAGCAACTAAAACAAATGCTTACTACAGTTCCTACAGGAAGAGCTGAAATCGGGAGATACGGTCTTGGAATCTATGAAACTAAGCTTCCAAACGGTGTCCCGATATGGGGACACACAGGTGGTATTCCAGGATTTAGTACTTTTGCTGGAGGTATACTTGGAGGTAAGCATACGTTGGCCGTCAGTTTGAACAGTATGGGTAGAGCTAACAGTCCTGATCCTTTTAAAAATATTTTACTTGCTGAATTTGGTAAGTAG
- a CDS encoding response regulator transcription factor — MSIHTLLVDDHLLVMLGIQRLLESEEDIEVINTVHDPSILIKTVEDTRPDVIVTDIRMKQYNGIELTKDLLSKFPDVKVVILSGYDHEEYYNAAFEAGASAYITKERSAFDLANAIRQSHMGYILFSKNQIMGNNIEALTSAEQRILLLISKDKTNYEISTDLSISKRTVEYHISSIIRKLGVDSRVGAVVKGIKKGLIEGF, encoded by the coding sequence ATGAGTATACATACACTACTAGTGGATGACCATTTGTTGGTTATGCTAGGCATCCAAAGACTACTAGAATCTGAGGAAGATATTGAGGTGATTAATACCGTTCACGATCCTTCCATATTAATTAAAACTGTGGAAGATACCCGTCCTGATGTAATTGTTACAGACATCAGGATGAAGCAGTATAATGGTATTGAACTTACAAAAGATTTATTGTCAAAATTTCCGGATGTAAAGGTTGTAATTCTATCAGGATATGATCATGAAGAATATTATAATGCGGCCTTTGAAGCTGGAGCAAGTGCATACATTACGAAAGAAAGATCAGCATTTGACCTAGCTAACGCAATTCGTCAAAGTCACATGGGATATATACTATTTTCTAAGAATCAGATTATGGGAAATAATATTGAAGCACTAACTTCTGCTGAACAAAGAATATTACTCTTAATCTCAAAAGATAAAACAAATTATGAGATTAGTACGGACCTTTCAATCAGTAAAAGAACTGTAGAATATCACATTTCTTCAATTATTAGAAAACTGGGTGTAGATTCAAGAGTTGGAGCAGTCGTAAAAGGGATTAAAAAAGGATTAATTGAAGGTTTTTAA
- a CDS encoding sensor histidine kinase, with protein MRNIWFCIPLSILYLLILLINTYYFHSSNFKESVNSLLISHFYMISVISLIFFTIGLISFLKKRQSIVAKKFFSLTSVFGIAILTSLLSSYDINIFKAIEVSSIFILSYLLISFFSNFPVSTKPKYVKIFNLVSFVISTGLTIIYIIFCCFGYMSNNNFSFLFKVLLITNLFLSISICVFLVSLHLRENNLKVKSQLYILIFGIILSFLPIVLLNLIPGLLFGESKIPFTYCLPSIIIFPLTISYLLIKQEVIEFEIRISKWLTNLLFYLLNFLFLNFSVEQFIDLSQKEIFILCGLSVLSVVLSVYIYKLILSLFRYLNIKKDAQSGLHKIELFQTLSKEKHAKELAKLVGQLINQMFNINGVSIIWNSNSIYHSLYETGIFQDMDKFELFNQLNQLEQNYLLKEGTTPIHIQFEKYHLICFPILIYQGMQGAIIIGEKNDYTLFKPQEINELEEVVINSANLLLSVNTLNSNKKEIRKAKVKAQNWKQFNYQIIQSLENERKRLSIFLHDEILQILILQLNEIRMLQTKRNFSIDILNSMDEQLEDIIYSIRKMCHNLHPIIVEDLGLEASLHTLKREFELNYRILIHIQFNCKLKILSKNLEIQIYRIIKELLNNAIKHSKGNNVQIHIIEERGCYVCTVEDDGIGFCVPNSFSEFSTSNHLGLMTIQRQISELNGNLRISSEKEHGTLVTFTIPVNWEENNEYTYTTSG; from the coding sequence ATGCGTAATATTTGGTTCTGTATACCTTTAAGCATTTTATATTTATTAATACTTTTAATAAATACTTACTATTTTCACTCTAGTAATTTTAAAGAAAGCGTTAACTCTTTATTAATTAGTCATTTTTATATGATCAGCGTTATTAGTCTTATTTTTTTTACTATAGGATTAATTAGCTTTTTAAAAAAAAGACAATCTATTGTAGCAAAAAAATTCTTTTCTCTAACATCAGTCTTTGGGATAGCTATTTTAACATCCTTATTATCTAGCTATGATATAAATATTTTTAAAGCTATAGAGGTGAGTAGTATTTTTATACTTTCTTATCTCTTAATAAGTTTTTTCTCTAATTTCCCTGTATCTACCAAACCAAAATATGTAAAAATATTCAACCTTGTATCATTTGTAATTTCAACAGGATTGACAATTATTTATATAATTTTTTGTTGTTTTGGATATATGTCTAACAATAATTTTAGCTTTTTATTTAAAGTTTTACTAATTACTAACCTATTTCTGAGTATTAGCATCTGTGTTTTTCTTGTTTCATTACATTTACGAGAAAATAACCTTAAGGTGAAAAGTCAATTATATATTCTGATTTTTGGTATTATTCTTAGTTTTTTACCTATTGTTCTACTTAATCTGATTCCCGGTCTACTTTTTGGGGAATCTAAAATTCCATTTACATATTGTTTACCTAGTATTATTATATTTCCTTTAACTATTTCTTATTTATTAATAAAGCAAGAAGTTATCGAATTTGAGATTAGAATTTCTAAATGGCTAACAAACTTACTCTTTTACTTGCTCAATTTCTTATTTTTAAATTTTTCGGTTGAGCAATTCATAGATTTGTCACAAAAAGAAATATTTATACTATGCGGCTTAAGTGTATTATCTGTTGTACTCTCTGTATATATATATAAACTTATTCTCTCATTATTTAGGTATTTAAACATAAAAAAGGATGCACAATCAGGTTTACATAAGATTGAGCTTTTTCAAACACTCTCGAAGGAAAAACATGCTAAAGAGCTTGCAAAATTAGTCGGACAGCTTATTAACCAGATGTTTAACATTAACGGCGTTTCCATAATATGGAACTCAAATAGTATTTATCATTCATTATATGAGACAGGTATTTTTCAGGATATGGATAAATTTGAGCTGTTTAACCAATTGAATCAACTTGAACAGAATTACTTACTAAAGGAAGGTACTACTCCTATTCATATTCAGTTTGAAAAATACCACTTAATTTGTTTTCCAATACTCATTTACCAAGGCATGCAGGGAGCTATTATTATTGGTGAAAAAAATGATTATACATTATTTAAACCTCAAGAAATTAATGAACTTGAAGAGGTTGTAATAAACTCGGCAAATTTACTATTAAGTGTTAATACCCTCAATAGTAATAAAAAAGAAATTCGAAAAGCAAAGGTAAAAGCTCAAAACTGGAAACAATTTAACTATCAGATTATTCAATCTCTAGAGAATGAAAGGAAAAGGCTTTCGATTTTCTTACATGATGAAATTCTTCAAATTCTTATTTTGCAATTAAACGAAATAAGAATGCTTCAGACCAAAAGAAACTTTTCTATAGACATATTAAATTCAATGGATGAGCAACTTGAAGATATTATCTATAGCATTAGAAAAATGTGTCATAATCTTCACCCTATTATCGTAGAAGATTTAGGTTTAGAAGCAAGTTTACACACACTAAAACGCGAGTTCGAATTAAATTATCGCATTCTCATTCATATACAATTTAATTGCAAATTAAAAATTCTCTCGAAAAATCTCGAAATACAGATTTATCGTATTATAAAAGAGCTACTGAATAATGCTATTAAGCACTCCAAGGGGAATAATGTTCAAATACATATCATAGAAGAAAGAGGCTGCTATGTTTGTACTGTAGAAGATGACGGCATAGGCTTTTGTGTTCCGAACAGTTTTTCTGAATTTAGTACAAGCAACCACCTTGGTCTAATGACCATCCAGCGTCAAATTTCCGAGTTGAACGGAAATTTGAGAATATCTTCTGAAAAAGAACATGGAACATTAGTCACATTTACCATACCAGTAAATTGGGAGGAAAATAATGAGTATACATACACTACTAGTGGATGA
- a CDS encoding polyprenyl synthetase family protein, producing the protein MMVEISGFKDCLINHIDYHISYRNQSDESEILLLIQKCLSHKGKVLNPEYSGFSWGELYLALSFLTKRQPITKRELDKAMGVEFIFLSADIIDDLCDGDVLDPLYFKNEYPRFLLVSQYLLMQGLIYLTYKTKDTATRDLLQQLIHSCCGEWKDIQFCFSIDKKIILSEEEYMKLIEKKSGLLTEIIFRTINPENRILKEITSYIGIAGQLRNDANDAMTDNKNDLQDLKAYLPFLKAYEYSCKTQDNFFENLTDEQISSSPEVRALVRDYIEQSGALHYCRILSQLYYRKAFALLEMHFVLSKDEMTYFQMMVMGRGHSYA; encoded by the coding sequence TTGATGGTGGAAATCAGTGGGTTTAAAGATTGTTTAATCAATCATATTGATTACCATATCTCCTACCGTAATCAAAGTGATGAATCTGAAATACTTCTACTTATTCAGAAATGTCTTTCTCATAAAGGAAAGGTTTTAAATCCTGAATATTCTGGCTTCTCGTGGGGAGAGCTATATCTAGCTCTTTCTTTTTTGACCAAACGACAACCAATAACAAAAAGAGAATTAGATAAGGCAATGGGGGTTGAATTTATCTTTTTATCCGCGGATATAATAGATGATTTGTGTGATGGAGACGTATTAGATCCATTATATTTTAAAAACGAATATCCTCGTTTTTTGTTAGTTTCTCAATATTTACTTATGCAAGGACTGATATACTTAACTTATAAGACAAAAGATACTGCAACACGAGATCTTCTCCAACAATTGATACATTCGTGTTGTGGAGAATGGAAAGATATCCAATTTTGTTTTTCAATAGATAAAAAAATAATTTTAAGTGAAGAAGAATATATGAAACTTATTGAAAAGAAATCCGGTCTACTCACAGAAATTATCTTTCGAACTATTAATCCTGAAAATAGAATTTTAAAAGAAATTACATCTTATATAGGGATAGCTGGTCAGCTAAGAAATGATGCTAATGATGCCATGACAGATAATAAAAATGACCTTCAGGACTTAAAGGCTTATCTTCCTTTTTTAAAAGCTTATGAATATAGTTGCAAAACACAGGATAATTTTTTTGAAAATTTAACGGATGAACAAATATCTTCGTCACCTGAAGTTCGGGCATTAGTCCGGGATTACATAGAACAATCTGGAGCACTTCACTATTGTCGTATCCTATCTCAACTATATTATAGAAAAGCATTTGCACTCTTAGAAATGCATTTTGTTCTTTCTAAAGACGAAATGACTTATTTTCAAATGATGGTTATGGGCAGAGGTCACTCCTATGCGTAA
- a CDS encoding gallidermin/nisin family lantibiotic → MINEKNLFDLDVQVTTASGDVDPQITSISACTPGCGNTGSFNSFCC, encoded by the coding sequence ATGATTAACGAAAAAAACCTTTTTGATTTGGATGTTCAAGTAACAACAGCTTCAGGTGATGTAGATCCACAAATTACAAGTATTTCAGCTTGTACGCCTGGTTGTGGAAACACAGGTTCATTCAATAGCTTCTGTTGCTAA
- a CDS encoding lantibiotic dehydratase, whose protein sequence is MITEKRKTIHTSNKTACNNIFEPLPFFMIRSPFLPFNALYQIKDQELLIEKLREYAEMDYIKEAIAIASPSLLESLKYIHGDLSNRKTQQVISSVLRYMLRMTTRPTPFGAFSGVASGEFKEKSLLEMSHFEQFKKRTRPDMEWLLGVVSSLEKNPCILQFLMVSKNHATYRVGNRLYLPFSTECGQLRKKDMEKKENISITYSEVVKKVLDLAETHITVKELLQKLNNDYPGTDIKVMENFILQLVEQEYLITELRPPLTYDSPFDYVIDKLKVRVGEDQIWEDLLKVKDLILVYDQLQLGKGLSIYNDLILLMKGIYEVSTPLQVDFALNMHDLAIGKNVANDVSKAAQVLWSIADSGVGFPHLQKYHIEFLEKYGTTREVPLVELLSEELGLGAPATYKNPKGNRDGENFTPPLDEERNVQLSYMLIEAIHNQQKEIEITDEIISRIGIEKDTRYAPDSFEVYGELYATSQEELDNGKYNLCLSPNPGSHAAGSTFGRFLDILDPNVRREIQQQEAEIDHQFNNDIVMVEGSFLPATGRSANVAIGKTTREVTVTLGTNGDEDTLQIPIDDIVVGASLENFYLKSKKFGKRIKVVAGNVLNYQSGPNIYRFMREVSLNDLDHWRTFNWGNMTSSPYYPRIRYKNIILSPAIWKLNRETIGMKNKPKSDDEFLILFEKWRVKWAVPRYVFMTYSDNRILIDLENILHLRELKNELFKQGRLQLRESLHDINKNCLSSPLGSHAMEVVFPLKKMNDVAKRKSLGAVEDGKKEMVSEKMIYRLPGSEWLYVKLYVPQARENEFISKYMTSFANNIVQNGLAQSWFFMRYRDPDAHIRLRFYGDPKKLNASVLTHLRDWANNLMNSGFIHKMTIDTYEREIERYGGPYLIELAENFFHYDSRSVTMLLNVIGQQAELPVHALASLNIIEIMENFGLTYEQQLETIERNTDKYEFMDEFRPMRKLLNNIGNPEGDWNNLRNYNSSIGLEIYKSLLVRRESLKEYFSSIQKYKNEDKLWNKQQTIMGAIIHMHCNRLLGANRELEKKALAFTRHILSSQRYWRNQNETDTQSHT, encoded by the coding sequence ATGATTACAGAAAAAAGGAAGACTATTCATACATCAAATAAAACCGCATGTAATAATATATTTGAACCTCTACCATTTTTTATGATTAGATCCCCGTTTTTACCATTTAACGCACTATATCAAATTAAGGATCAAGAATTATTGATTGAAAAATTAAGGGAATATGCAGAAATGGATTACATTAAGGAAGCCATTGCCATTGCAAGTCCTTCATTGCTTGAATCTCTTAAATATATACATGGTGATTTAAGTAATAGGAAAACACAACAAGTAATATCTTCTGTATTACGATATATGTTAAGAATGACAACACGCCCAACACCTTTTGGAGCTTTTTCCGGGGTAGCATCCGGAGAGTTTAAAGAAAAATCTTTACTTGAAATGAGCCATTTTGAACAATTTAAGAAAAGAACTCGGCCTGATATGGAATGGTTATTGGGAGTGGTTTCATCACTTGAAAAAAATCCTTGTATTCTCCAATTTTTAATGGTTAGTAAAAATCATGCTACTTATCGTGTCGGAAACCGCCTATATTTACCTTTTTCAACTGAATGTGGACAACTTCGTAAGAAAGATATGGAGAAAAAAGAAAATATTTCAATTACATATAGTGAAGTTGTTAAGAAAGTTTTAGATTTAGCTGAAACACATATTACAGTGAAAGAGCTTCTCCAAAAGTTGAATAATGACTATCCAGGCACAGATATAAAGGTAATGGAAAACTTTATTCTCCAGTTGGTAGAGCAAGAATACCTTATAACTGAGCTAAGACCGCCACTTACATATGACTCCCCATTTGATTATGTGATTGACAAGTTAAAAGTAAGAGTTGGTGAAGATCAAATATGGGAAGATTTACTGAAGGTAAAAGATTTAATACTTGTTTATGACCAATTACAGCTTGGAAAGGGGCTTTCTATATACAACGATCTTATCCTATTAATGAAGGGGATTTATGAAGTTTCAACGCCTCTTCAAGTAGATTTCGCTTTAAATATGCATGATTTAGCTATAGGAAAAAACGTAGCAAATGATGTTAGTAAAGCAGCTCAAGTGTTATGGAGCATAGCCGATAGCGGAGTTGGATTTCCTCATCTCCAAAAATATCATATTGAATTTTTAGAAAAATACGGAACAACTAGGGAAGTTCCATTGGTAGAACTTTTAAGTGAGGAATTAGGGCTTGGAGCACCCGCGACATATAAAAATCCAAAAGGAAATAGGGATGGAGAAAATTTTACGCCGCCTTTAGATGAAGAACGTAATGTCCAATTATCATATATGCTTATTGAAGCTATTCATAATCAGCAAAAAGAAATTGAAATTACTGATGAAATAATTAGCAGAATTGGAATAGAAAAAGATACTCGATACGCTCCAGATTCATTTGAAGTATATGGAGAATTGTATGCTACTTCGCAAGAGGAATTAGACAATGGAAAGTATAATTTATGCCTAAGCCCAAATCCAGGATCTCATGCAGCAGGAAGCACATTTGGTCGATTTTTAGATATCTTAGATCCAAATGTTAGACGTGAAATTCAGCAACAAGAAGCGGAGATTGACCATCAATTTAATAATGATATCGTTATGGTAGAGGGAAGTTTTCTTCCGGCAACTGGCCGTTCAGCGAATGTGGCAATTGGAAAAACTACAAGAGAAGTAACTGTAACTCTTGGAACAAATGGAGATGAAGATACTTTGCAAATTCCAATTGATGATATTGTCGTTGGAGCATCATTAGAAAACTTTTATCTGAAATCTAAAAAATTTGGGAAAAGAATTAAAGTGGTAGCTGGTAATGTACTAAATTACCAAAGTGGCCCTAATATTTATCGCTTTATGAGAGAAGTTTCCCTAAATGATTTAGACCACTGGAGAACATTCAATTGGGGTAATATGACATCTTCACCTTATTATCCAAGGATTCGTTACAAAAATATCATTCTGTCTCCTGCAATTTGGAAGTTAAATAGAGAAACTATTGGTATGAAAAATAAACCTAAAAGTGATGATGAATTTTTAATCCTATTTGAAAAATGGAGAGTGAAATGGGCTGTTCCACGCTATGTATTTATGACGTATAGTGACAATAGGATTTTAATTGATCTTGAAAATATTCTTCATCTTCGAGAATTAAAGAATGAACTTTTTAAGCAGGGTAGATTACAGTTGAGAGAATCATTACATGACATCAATAAAAATTGCCTTAGCAGCCCGCTGGGTAGTCATGCAATGGAAGTTGTATTTCCGTTGAAAAAAATGAACGATGTCGCTAAAAGGAAGAGTTTAGGAGCTGTTGAAGACGGAAAAAAAGAGATGGTTAGTGAGAAAATGATTTATCGTTTGCCCGGAAGTGAATGGCTATATGTTAAGCTCTATGTTCCACAAGCAAGAGAGAATGAATTTATTTCAAAATATATGACATCATTTGCTAATAATATTGTACAAAATGGTTTGGCTCAATCATGGTTCTTCATGCGATATCGTGATCCAGATGCTCATATTCGTTTGCGATTTTATGGAGATCCCAAGAAGTTGAATGCATCTGTTCTTACTCATTTAAGGGATTGGGCAAATAATTTAATGAACTCTGGATTTATTCATAAAATGACGATTGATACGTATGAACGAGAAATAGAGCGATATGGTGGTCCGTATCTGATAGAATTGGCCGAGAATTTCTTCCATTACGATAGTAGGTCAGTAACAATGCTTCTTAATGTGATCGGACAACAAGCTGAACTGCCAGTACATGCACTGGCATCCTTAAACATAATTGAGATTATGGAGAATTTTGGTTTAACTTATGAACAACAATTGGAAACTATTGAAAGAAATACAGATAAATATGAATTCATGGATGAATTTAGACCAATGAGAAAATTATTAAATAACATTGGAAATCCTGAAGGTGATTGGAATAATTTACGTAATTACAATTCATCAATTGGACTAGAGATTTATAAAAGTCTATTAGTTCGGAGAGAATCATTAAAAGAATATTTTTCCAGTATTCAAAAATATAAAAATGAAGACAAGCTCTGGAATAAACAACAAACAATTATGGGAGCAATTATTCATATGCATTGTAATCGACTATTGGGAGCTAATCGGGAACTAGAAAAAAAAGCACTTGCCTTTACGCGGCATATCTTATCAAGCCAGCGATATTGGAGGAATCAGAATGAAACAGATACTCAATCACACACCTGA
- a CDS encoding ABC transporter ATP-binding protein, translating to MKQILNHTPEDEKLSFSNILKSFHYWPGLFKLLWETHRGYFFCVLTLNFVNGLLPAALILTIQYLVNTVQNIYQNGYKDDYFTHVLPFFIAFALVTILTGVTGSVLETYKQLYRNLLSNKINVKLIEKAKRLPYSSFENPEIYNKLQRARQDSTYKPFAIFEELMGIIKSGITVISISGILMIWNWQFTLILILLPLISSWSIMKIGKEIFLISHKRAEETRKQFYYYYLLTTDITVKEVKLFGLGNLLLKNYSNMFNRFYLQDRRLLLKKMRIDLFFQLISVAFVMFVQFMVVMDAVTGIIAIGSLIAYFQAVNTTQKTSNELMYMIFNMHQNNLYMTQLFSFLDVPEERDVSNNGDNTYLDSISFEEKGIRFINVSFKYPGQKEYTLKKVNFHIKPGETLALVGSNGSGKSTIVKLITKLYTDFEGIILLDGKPIHQYSTNEWQDKISAIFQDFVRYELDVKDNIGYGDYKKADQVMAIQAAAKKSGALKMINSLPNQMDTQLGKTFANGIQLSGGQWQRIAISRAYMRDASLYILDEPTAALDPEAEEEVFRDFKEITKNCMGLFISHRYSTVRHATKIMVLDKGRVVELGTHNELLKIKGIYARLFELQAKNFIDYSKIQVNV from the coding sequence ATGAAACAGATACTCAATCACACACCTGAAGATGAGAAACTATCATTTTCAAATATTTTAAAGTCTTTTCATTATTGGCCTGGTTTATTTAAACTTTTATGGGAAACGCACAGAGGATATTTCTTCTGTGTGCTTACCTTAAATTTTGTAAATGGATTATTACCTGCAGCATTGATTTTGACAATCCAATACCTTGTTAATACAGTACAAAACATCTACCAGAATGGGTACAAGGATGATTATTTTACTCATGTTTTACCGTTTTTTATAGCCTTTGCACTAGTTACAATTTTAACGGGTGTTACAGGATCAGTTTTGGAAACATATAAACAGCTTTACCGAAATCTTCTTTCTAATAAAATCAATGTAAAATTAATAGAAAAAGCAAAAAGATTACCTTATTCCAGTTTCGAGAACCCAGAAATTTACAACAAACTTCAAAGGGCGCGCCAAGATTCCACATATAAACCATTTGCTATTTTTGAAGAACTTATGGGGATTATAAAAAGTGGAATAACTGTGATTTCTATTTCTGGTATCTTAATGATTTGGAACTGGCAGTTTACCCTAATTTTAATTCTATTACCACTAATCTCTTCCTGGTCAATCATGAAAATTGGAAAAGAAATTTTTTTAATTAGTCATAAGCGTGCCGAAGAAACAAGAAAACAATTTTACTACTACTATTTGCTAACGACAGACATCACAGTAAAAGAAGTGAAACTATTTGGATTGGGCAATTTACTTCTAAAAAATTATTCAAATATGTTCAATCGATTTTATCTGCAAGATAGACGTCTGCTTTTAAAAAAGATGAGGATTGACCTGTTTTTTCAATTAATCAGCGTGGCTTTTGTAATGTTTGTGCAGTTTATGGTGGTTATGGATGCTGTAACAGGGATTATTGCTATTGGAAGTCTTATCGCTTATTTTCAAGCTGTAAATACTACACAAAAAACATCTAATGAATTAATGTATATGATTTTTAATATGCACCAAAACAATCTTTATATGACTCAACTATTCTCATTTTTGGACGTTCCTGAAGAAAGGGATGTTTCAAATAATGGAGACAATACTTATTTAGATAGCATCTCTTTTGAGGAAAAAGGTATTCGATTTATAAATGTCTCTTTTAAGTATCCTGGTCAAAAAGAGTATACATTAAAAAAAGTGAATTTTCACATAAAACCAGGTGAAACATTGGCTCTTGTCGGATCTAATGGTTCGGGTAAATCTACGATTGTAAAGTTAATTACAAAACTTTATACGGACTTTGAAGGGATTATTCTATTAGATGGAAAACCCATTCATCAATACAGTACAAACGAATGGCAGGATAAGATTAGTGCTATTTTCCAAGACTTTGTTAGATATGAACTAGATGTTAAAGATAATATTGGCTATGGTGACTATAAAAAAGCCGATCAAGTAATGGCTATACAAGCTGCTGCTAAAAAATCTGGAGCATTAAAGATGATTAATAGTTTGCCTAACCAAATGGATACACAACTTGGGAAAACTTTTGCGAACGGAATTCAGTTATCTGGAGGGCAATGGCAAAGAATCGCCATTTCAAGAGCATACATGAGGGATGCGAGCCTATATATTCTAGATGAACCTACTGCCGCATTAGATCCAGAAGCAGAAGAAGAGGTTTTTAGAGATTTTAAAGAAATTACAAAGAATTGTATGGGGCTCTTTATATCCCATCGGTATTCAACTGTAAGGCATGCTACAAAAATTATGGTCCTCGATAAAGGTAGAGTCGTGGAACTAGGTACTCATAATGAACTATTAAAGATAAAAGGAATATACGCAAGACTATTTGAGTTACAAGCTAAAAATTTTATAGATTATTCCAAAATTC